The following is a genomic window from Clostridium sp..
TGTTTTTGGTGGAGACAGGGGGGCTCGAACCCTCGACCTTACGGATGTGAACCGTACACTCTAACCAGCTGAGCTATACCTCCAAATACATCAATTTATCTTTTATTAATCAGAACTGTTTTACATCTGGCGGAAGCGGTGGGATTCGAACCCACGAGACGTTGCCGTCTACCTGATTTCGAGTCAGGCCCGTTATGACCACTTCGATACGCTTCCATATTTAATTTATTGCATAATTAACATTTCTGCAAAAATACTACTTATTTATTATACAGAAGAAAAGTAGATAAATCAAACTAATTATTTTATCCTCTTTGATTTAAAAAATTTTTCGAGAATCTCACTGCAACATTCACTATAAACCCATTTGACATCTACAAAACTATTTATACTATCATTTTGAACCAAATTTAAAATAGATCCACAAGATCCACAAGTCGGATTGAATGTTCCTATATAAAGTTTATTAATTCTGCATTGAACTATAGCTCCTGCACACATTGGGCATGGTTCTAAAGTTACGTACATGGTGCAACCACTTAATCTCCAATTTCCTATTCTTTTAGAAGCAGCTTTTATGGCAAGTATTTCAGCGTGACAGGTAACATCCTTTAATGTCTCTTTAAGATTATGAGCTCTTGATATTATTTTATTATCTCTGACTATAACAGCACCTACAGGAACTTCTCCCAACTTAAATGCACAATTAGCTTCCCTTATTGCTTCTTGCATAAAATCCATTTTATCTCCATATATTATTATAATGTTAACTTTCTATATATTATATTGAAACTTCTACCATTTTAATTTAAACTTAGGTTATGAGAACATTAATTTTGCATAAAAAATCCTGCAAAGTCAATTTACAGGAGTACAGTAGTTAATTTTATGTGGTGCACCCGAGAGGAGTCGAACCTCCGGCACGCGGTTTAGGAAACCGCTGCTCTATCCTACTGAGCTACGAGTGCATGGATGCTATTACTCTAATATTCTATTATATATTATTAACATTGTCAATTTTTTTGTAAATTTTTATTATTTTAAATACAATAAAGGAGGATTTAACCCATGTTAAATGAATTAAAAAGTCTGTTCCTAGCTGGTATTGGTTCTGCAGCATATACCTATGAAAAAGCAGTAAAATTAATTGAGGAAATGGTTAAAAAGGGGAAAATAACTGTAGAAGAGGGAAAGCAACTATCTGAGGAATTGAAGAAAAATGTTTCTGCAAAGAAAGAACAGATAAAACCTTTAAATAAAGAGGAACTTCTTTCTATATTAAACAACTTAAATTTTGCTTCAAAGGAAGACATAGCATCTATAGATGAGAGATTAAAAAAAATAGAGGAAAAAATAAATAATAACTAAAGTCCAGTTGGACTTTAGTTATTATCTTAAAAAATGCAAGAAAAATCATCCAAACGCTTTAAAGAAATTATGAAGGTATTAGGAAAATACGGATTCAAATTTGTAAGCACCAGGGGAAAAAAATCTCCTGAAAATTTAAGAATGGCCTTTGAAGAACTTGGCCCAACCTTTATAAAAATAGGCCAAATTCTTAGCTCAAGACCTGACATGCTACCTTCAGAATTTATCAACGAACTCTCAAAACTCCAAGATGATGTGCCACCTGAAAAATTTGAGGATATAAACAATGTTTTTTTCAGCGACTTCAATAAAAATATAGAAGAATGTTTTTTTAAATTTGATGAACATCCTTTTGCTTCTGCATCTATTGCACAAGTTCACAACGCAATTTTAAAGGATGGCAGACATGTAATAGTGAAAATTCAGAGGCCCAATATTAAAGAAAAAATGGAAACTGATATTTCTATACTCTACAAGATAATAAAATTTACTAAAAACAGATTTGAAGATTCAATAATTGATCCAGAAGAAGCACTTGATGAATTAAAATTTTCTACAAGCCAGGAACTTGATTTCAATCTGGAAGCAAAAAATATGATAAAATTCAAACGATTAAACAGCAATGTTGCATTTTGTCATGTACCTTATTTAGTAGAAAACTTATGTAAAAATAAAGTAATAACCATGGAAAAAATTAATGGATTTAAAATAAACAATATAGAACTACTGAATAGAGATGGTTATGATTTAAATGATCTTGGGAAAAAACTTGCTACTTCTTTTTTTAAACAAGTTTTTACAGATGGATTTTTCCATGCCGACCCACACCCTGGCAACTTATTGATACAGGAAAATAAAATATGCTTTTTAGATTTTGGAATAATGGGCAATTTATCTAATTACCTAAAAACA
Proteins encoded in this region:
- a CDS encoding nucleoside deaminase, producing MDFMQEAIREANCAFKLGEVPVGAVIVRDNKIISRAHNLKETLKDVTCHAEILAIKAASKRIGNWRLSGCTMYVTLEPCPMCAGAIVQCRINKLYIGTFNPTCGSCGSILNLVQNDSINSFVDVKWVYSECCSEILEKFFKSKRIK
- a CDS encoding phasin family protein, whose product is MLNELKSLFLAGIGSAAYTYEKAVKLIEEMVKKGKITVEEGKQLSEELKKNVSAKKEQIKPLNKEELLSILNNLNFASKEDIASIDERLKKIEEKINNN
- a CDS encoding ABC1 kinase family protein; this translates as MQEKSSKRFKEIMKVLGKYGFKFVSTRGKKSPENLRMAFEELGPTFIKIGQILSSRPDMLPSEFINELSKLQDDVPPEKFEDINNVFFSDFNKNIEECFFKFDEHPFASASIAQVHNAILKDGRHVIVKIQRPNIKEKMETDISILYKIIKFTKNRFEDSIIDPEEALDELKFSTSQELDFNLEAKNMIKFKRLNSNVAFCHVPYLVENLCKNKVITMEKINGFKINNIELLNRDGYDLNDLGKKLATSFFKQVFTDGFFHADPHPGNLLIQENKICFLDFGIMGNLSNYLKTCLNKIIISIVYKDIDTLVSAVMSVGIKKGIVDRNRLYEDIKTLLDNYLSTSLENIKISALITHIFECAKNNNIRLPKDLILLVKSFIIVEGIVSELAPEIQILDVAVPFVKNSSKSYFLDSLNLDDALISYYNFTKNSVKIPTKIVELIDGILNGRAKLQLKFSKMDNSIKQLNKMTNRLSISLISCSMLISSSLILNSNINPKIYTIPLLGFIGITISLTLSLIIIISIIKSGKL